From the genome of Sediminibacter sp. Hel_I_10:
ACAAAGGATCTTTCACCCCCGAGATTGTGATTCATAACAACCTTGGTATTGGTCATCTTGAGAAGCCCGAAAACCATGAAGCCATTGACTTTACCATTAAGAATGAGCTGTTTTTAGAAAGCGGACTAGAGCTTCGAAACCTCATTAAACTCAATTATCTCGATATTGGGTATTTGGGTATTGGTGCCGGTGGATTTTACCGTTATGGCTTTTACAGTTTACCTGAAACCAAGGATAATTTGGTCTTTAAATTCGCTATGGGGTTTACGTTTAAGTGATTTTTATTCGCTTCGGAAATTTTAACTCAATTATAATTGATTAATAGTAAGGTCATTTGAAAGTTTTCCTAGATTTTGCGATTTTATGCTCGCCAATTCCTTGGTTAAACACTTTGTTCTGGCACCAAGATCATGAAAATAGTCAAAAATAAAATCCTCAGATTTCTTTTCATTAAATAATCTAAAACAATCCTTCTCACTTAATTTAACTAGTGGATCAAAATATTACATTTGGACTCACCTCAATGAGGTAAATGCTAATTAAGGAAATGAAGCTAAAACAATTTGCCCTTATTATTTTAATTTTTAATGGCTACTGTGCTTTTGCCCAAGTGAATGATACCAAAAAGGATTCTGCGAATGTTTATGAAAAACTAGAGCAGTATTCAAAAAAAAGAAAAACCACCAAGTTTCTGCATAAACTGTTATTTAAGTCCTCTAACAAAAAGCCCAACAAGCAAGTAAATCAAACCAAAAAGCAGAATATGAAACCCTATGAGGGTAAAATCATTAGACGCATTGTGGTAGAGAGCCATGATCCCTTTGGCTTTTCATTTACCGATTCTACTAAAACAGCGAATAGCTGGTTAGAAAAAACAGGGAACCATATCCACAACAAAACAAAAAAATTTACAATCCGTAATTTTTTGTTGATCAAAGAAAATGAACCTTTTGATAATTTGTCCTTTCAAGAATCGGCGCGTTTATTGCGTTCGCAAAATTACATTCGAAGCGTGGAAACTAAGGTAAAAGCGATTGGAAAGACTAAAGATTCCGTAGATGTGTATGTCGCTGTCCTAGACTCTTGGAGCTTGATCCCAAAAGCGGATATTTCCACCTCAAAAAACACTTTCCGATTGAGGGACCGAAATTTTCTGGGATTTGGGCACCAGTTCGACAATAGTTTCACAAACCGCTTATCGGATGGGAAAAACGCTTATAGCTTCCGGTATACGGTTCCCAATTTCAAGAATACATTCATAAACACCTCGATAGGATACAACATCGATTTAAATGGTTTCTACGGAAAATACTTTAATGTCAATCGACCGTTTTATTCGGCTTTAGCCAAATGGTCGGGAGGAATTTATCTCGATGAACAATACAGACAGGAACTTCTTCTTAATGACGTTATGGAATCGAGCGCGGAAAACTTCAAATACCAATCACAGGATATTTGGACGGCACGTTCCTTTAACCTATTTGAAGGCAGTTCTGAAAAAGAACGTTCCACCAACTTGATCGTTGCGGCTCGCCTATTGCATTTGGACTATAGCGATACGCCAAGTATTGCGCAAGACAGTATTCGCTATTTTTCGAGTGAAACTTTTTATATGGGCAGTATGGGGTTTTCTTCCCGACAATTTATTCAAGATGCTTATCTGTTTAGGGACGGCATTACCGAAGATGTGCCTGTGGGCACAGTCTATGCCGTTACTGGAGGCCTTCAGCATAAAAACCAAAAAGACCTTGTGTATGTGGGCGCAAAAGTATCTCATGGCAAGTATTTTAGCTGGGGTTATTTGAGCTCCAATTTTGAATATGGCACCTTTGTTTATAAAGGTCAAACCCAACAAACGGCGTATTTATTTCAGGCAAATTATTTTACCAACCTGATATCACTTGGTGATAAGTGGAAAATGCGCCAATTTGTAAAACCCCAGTTTTTGATAGGTACCAATCGGTTAAATACTATTGGAGATCGGTTGAGCCTTAATGAAAACAATCGGTTTCAAGGTGTTTATGCAGATGATGAACAGCGCCGAAACAGTGCTGGAATCCCAAATTTTAGCAATGAACTATTAGGCACAAAAAAATATGTGCTCTCTTTCCAAACACAGTTTTATTCACCTTGGGAAGTTTTGGGATTTCGTTTAAATCCTTACGTCAATGCGGTAGCAGGGGTTCTTGGCAATGAAGGAACAAGCATCACTAAAAGCCGTGTGTTTTCCGCTTTCGGATTGGGCTTTATTATTCGAAATGATTATTTGGTATTCAGTTCATTTCAATTCTCCTTATCCTATTATCCTTCGATTCCTGGACAAGGCGACCATATCATTGGAACCAATTCGTTTGAAACCGAAGACTTTGGTTTCCAAAATTTTGAACTTGGAAAACCAAGGCCTGTTTGGTATAACTAATCCTTCAAAAATTGAATATTACGCTTCAAGCCCTCAAATTTGGTACGTTTCACTGCAGATTTTTGAAACACTTTATTAAAGGTGTCTTTTGTAATCTCTTCCCAATCTTTTTTAGTCATGGAAAGTACTTCTGGGTGCGGATTAAAAAGCGGTTCACTGTGTGGTTTAGAAAATCGGTTCCAAGGACAAACATCCTGGCAAATGTCACAGCCAAACATCCAATCGTCAAATTGACCTTTAAATTCACTGGGAATATTCTCCTTCAATTCAATTGTAAAATAAGAAATACACTTGCTGCCATCTACTACATAGGGCTCTGTAATGGCTTGCGTTGGGCAGGCATCAATGCATTTGGTGCAAGTGCCACAATGATCGGTCACCGCATGATCATATTCCAGTTCCAGATCGATAATTAATTCTGCAATAAAATAAAAGGACCCCACTTGTTGCGTCAATAAATTACTGTGTTTGCCAATCCAACCTAAACCTGATTTTGCTGCCCAAGCCTTATCTAGCACTGGTGCAGAATCTACAAATGCACGACCATGCACCTCTCCTATTTCTTCTTGAATGACATTTAAAAGTGACTTTAGTTTGTCCTTGATTACAAAATGATAATCGGTTCCGTAAGCATATTTTGAGAGCTTAAAGGTGTTTTGGTTTTGAGTTTCTTGCGGAAAGTAATTCAACAATAATGAGATGACGGATTTTGAACCTTCAACAAGTTTTGTGGGATCCAGACGCTTGTCAAAATGGTTCTCCATGTAATGCATCTCGCCATGGGCATTGTTCTTAAGCCATTTTTCAAGCCTTGGAGCTTCCTCTTCTAAAAATTGCGCTTGACTAATACCACAGGATAAAAATCCGAGACGTTTGGCTTCAGATTTTATAAGTTGGCTGTATTTAGATTTGTTTTCTATCAACGCTTTCGTTTTTCAAATCTGAGATGCGCATTTTTAGGCTTTAAGGTAATTAGTGGCGTGATCCCAATCGCCTCAAATTGTGCTTGTATTTTATAGGTTTTTATAAGATCTGTAATAGCAATAATCATTTCAAACATTGCGAAATTATTGCCAATGCACTTTCTCGGTCCCGCACCAAAAGGAAAATAATGCGAAGAAAATTGTCGGCTCCCTTCCTCAAAACGTTCTGGTTTAAATTGTTCTGGCTGCACCCACAATTCTGGGTGACGGTGAATTTCGTAAACAGAGAATAATAAATTGGCGCCTTTGTCTAAGACCATTCCATTAAATTCGTCAGGTTCCAGATTCACACGGTCTATAAAATAAGCGGGAGGATATAAGCGCATGGCTTCCTCCAAAACCTGTTGGCAAACTTTTGAATTGGTCACCACCGACATCAAATCGGGCTGATCTCCAAATTCTAAAGTTTCCGCATAAATCTTCTCCTGCCATTCTGGGTGCAAGGCCAACAATTGGCAAGTAAAGGTCAAGGCATTAGAAGTAGTTTCGTGACCTGCTGTAAACAAAATAAGAATCTCATCTATAAGCTGCTCCTCATCCATAAAGTTGCCGTCCTCATACCTTGCCTCCAATAACATATCTAATAAATCATCATACTTTTCTTCTGAAATGCGACGATCATTCACAATGCTCTTAAGAATTTGCCTAGCCTCTTGAGTTAAATCTGTGTAGGTTTTGATGGTTCCGCTTAGCTTAAACCACCAGCCCAAATAAGGTTGTCTTAACTCTCGAACTAGCATTTTTTGAGCAGACTCTGTTATAAATTGTAACCGATTGATTTGTTCTGGATTGGCAGCACTACTAAATAAAGATTTTACTACGGTTTGAAAAGCCAAATCATTAAATAGTGGAAAGACATCAAAAGTTTTATTAGTCTCTATGTTTTGATATTCTGAAACAATCGCTGATTGAATGCTTCCCAATAAGTTTTCTAATTTCTTTTTATGAAATGCAGGCTGAATGAGTTTTCGCTGCTTTTTCCAGTGCTCGCCTTCAGAAGTCAATAAACCGCGACCCACATATTTGACCAAATCTTCAGTTTGAATTTTAGACTTGGTATAATTTCTCTGATTTTTTTGAAGCACATATTCTGCAAAGGCTGCATCTCTAGAGAAAAACACTTCGGAAGTAAATCCAATTTTCAATCTGAAAGTATCGCCCTGCGCTTTAAAATTTTGATGATGAAACGGTAGTGGATTTTTTAAAATTTCCAACGAATGTTTTAAAAAACGTCTTAATGGTACTGAAGGTATGCTACTGTTGTTCGTCATCAAATTTGGGAAATTAAAACGTCATATGTTGCAACTCTAGTTGCGAAAGTTATACTTTAAAAAAGTCCGCCTTGAGTGGGGCCTTTAATCTTACCTAAATGATGATAAGCTTTTTCTGTAACCTCGCGACCTCGCGGCGTTCTCATGATAAATCCTTGTTGAATTAAAAAGGGTTCATAAACTTCTTCAATGGTTTCTGAACTTTCACTCACTGCAGTTGCTACAGTAGTAAGACCAACAGGACCTCCTTTAAACTTTTCAATGATGGTTAACAAGATCTTATTATCCATATCATCCAAGCCGTGAGCATCTACATTAAGCGCTTCTAAGGCAAACTTTGCAATCTTAATGTCAATGCTGCCATTGCCCTTTATTTGAGCAAAATCACGCACCCTACGCAGTAGAGCATTCGCAATTCTTGGTGTTCCTCTACTTCTACCTGCGATCTCAACGGCTGCTTCCATAGAAATGGGCACATTTAAGATTGAGGCACTACGTTGTAAGATGGTGGTAAGTAACTCGGTATTGTAATATTGTAGTCGGCTTTGAATCCCAAAACGCGCACGCATTGGTGAAGTTAATAATCCCGAACGTGTTGTTGCACCAACTAAGGTAAATGGATTGAGATTGATTTGTACGGTCCTGGCGTTTGGCCCAGACTCTATCATGATATCAATCTTGAAATCTTCCATTGCAGAATACAGATATTCTTCTACAATAGGGCTCAAACGATGAATTTCATCAATAAAAAGCACATCCCGATCATCAAGATTGGTCAATAAGCCAGCCAAATCTCCTGGCTTGTCTAAAACCGGTCCAGAGGTGACCTTAATACCAACGTTTAATTCACTGGCTAAAATATGCGCTAAGGTGGTTTTACCTAAGCCAGGAGGTCCATGAAACAAGGTGTGATCTAAAGCCTCATCTCTACCATTTGCGGCAGCCACAAATATCTGAAGATTTTCCAGCACTTGATCCTGACCTGTAAAATCATCAAAGGACAAGGGTCTTAACTTCTTTTCAACATCCAGCTCCTCTGGAGTAAAATTATCGTCTGTAGGGTCTAGGTTTTCGTTCATATCATGGTCCTTCCAAAGAGGAACTTTTTGAATTTTTGCTTTTCAATTCTAATAGTAGACAGAAAAAAAGCAGTCGTACTATTAATGTAGAGCTTATGTTTTGCTTCCGAAGAAAAACGTACTGTTCTTCTTTTGGATGGTTATTCAAAGATAAAGAAAAGATAGTCTGTACAGAGTGAGAATAGAAGAGAAAAAATGGTTGTGTAAAGGCAAAAGAAATTTAAAAATTGCAGCGTCTATACTTCTTACCCATACTAAACTTAGAAACAGCCCTAAAAAAAAGACCCTTAGAAAGTTAAACTCTCCAAGGATCTTTATATGAATAAGACATCTGCCTAAGCAAATATATATTAATGCTGTAATTCTTCTTCACCCTCTTTTAAAGGTATATTCTGTGGTACAAAATCCTCATCATGTCCTGGCTTACTATAATCATAAGCCCAACGGTGTACGAAAGGAATTGCTCCAGGCCAGTTACCATGAATGTGCTCTACTGGTGTAGTCCACTCCAAAGTATTGGATCTCCATGGGTTTTGAACTGCTTTTTTTCCGAAGAAAATGCTCGCAAAGAAATTGTATAAAAACACCAATTGGAAGACACCTCCTACAAGCGCAAATATGGTAATAACCGCTTGTGCGTTAGTTGTGTCATCAAATAATGGGAAATTAGAGTTCGTGTAATAACGTCTTGGTAATCCCGCCATACCTATAAAGTGCATTGGGAAAAATACGCCGTAAGCACAGACTGCTGTTACCCAAAAGTGTAAATAACCCATGTTCTTGTTCATCATTCGCCCAAACATTTTAGGGAACCAATGGTAAACCCCTGCGAATAGACCGTAAAGTGCAGAAATTCCCATAACCAAGTGGAAATGCGCTACAACAAAGTAGGTATCATGAACATTAATATCTAAGGCACTATCCCCTAAAATAATTCCTGTAAGACCACCTGTAATAAAAGTAGAAACCAAACCAATAGAAAATAACATGGCAGGGTTCATTTGAAGGTTTCCTTTCCAGAGCGTGGTAATATAGTTAAATGCTTTTACTGCGGAAGGGATTGCAATCAATAAGGTTGTAAATGTAAATACAGACCCTAAAAATGGATTCATTCCCGAGATAAACATGTGGTGACCCCAAACAATAGTTGATAAGAACGCAATGGCTAAAATAGACATTACCATCGCACGATAACCAAAAATAGGCTTACGTGAGTTGGTTGCAATAACTTCTGAAGTAATCCCCAATGCTGGTAATAAAACGATATATACCTCTGGGTGACCTAAGAACCAAAACAAGTGCTCAAATAATACTGGCGAACCACCTTGATAATGTAATACTTCTCCCTGAATGAAAATATCAGATAAGAAGAAAGAGGTTCCAAAACTTCTGTCCATTATAAGCAACAACGCTGCAGATAATAGTACTGGAAACGATATGACACCGATAATGGCAGTTACAAAAAATGCCCAGATGGTTAAAGGTAGTCTTGTCATAGACATCCCTCTAGTTCTTAAATTAATAACGGTTACAATGTAGTTAAGAGATCCTAAAAGTGAGGACGCAATAAATATGGCCATAGATACTAACCATAACGTCATCCCCATACCAGAGCCTCCTTGTGCCATTGGAAGTGCACTCAACGGCGGATAAATAGTCCACCCAGCAGCCGCGGGTCCTGCTTCAACAAATAGTGAAATGATCATGATCACTGCAGAGGTGAAAAATAACCAGTATGACACCATGTTCAAAAATCCTGACGCCATATCTCTAGCACCAATTTGCAATGGAATCAATAGATTACTAAACGTTCCACTCAAACCAGCTGTTAGTACAAAGAATACCATGATGGTACCATGAATAGTTACTAATGCTAAATAAATGTCGGCATCCATAACACCTCCCGGTGCCCATCTACCTAATAGTGCTTCAAAAATTACATTTGGCTTTTCTGGCCATGCAATTTGCATACGCATCATCAAAGACATTAGAATCCCAATAACACCCATAATAATACCAGTAATAAGATATTGCTTAGCAATCATCTTATGGTCTTGACTAAAGATGTATTTGGTTACAAAGGTCTCCTTGTGATGATGCCCGTGATCGTCGTGTTCGTGAGTAACTGCGTGTGCTGACATAATCTCTTTTCTTTTTATAGTCTTTTTTTTATTATTCTGCTTGAACTACGGATTTAGCAAAAGTCTTTTGCTCCTTAATCCATGCATCATATTCTTCTTGGGTCTCTACAATAATCTTCATTTGCATGTTGTAGTGTGATTTTCCACAAATCTTATTACAAAGTAACAAATAATCAAACTCGTAGTACACCTCTTGGCCCTTAGCCAAAATCTCTTCACTGTTTTCTTTTCTGATAGCGTTGATATTAGCCACTTTCTCTATCATATCAGGATTTTGACGCATCTCTTCGGTAGTTACTGCAGGAGTAAAGCCAAATTGAGTGATCATTCCCGGTACACAGTTCATCTGTGCTCTAAAGTGTGGCATATATGCCGAGTGCAATACATCTTGAGAACGCATTTTGAAAAGCACAGGCTTACCAACAGGCAAGTGTAATTCTGTGGTGATGATATCATCTTGAGCATTAGGATCAGCTTCATCTAAACCTAAGATGTTGGCTTTATCAATGTCAATCAATCTTACGTTGGCTAAACCTAACACATTATCATCTCCAGAGTATCTTGCTTTCCAGTTAAATTGTTGCGCGTATAACTCAATCACCATAGGATCTTCGCTTTCATCAACGTTCATAATGCTCGTCCAAGTAAACAGACCATAGATGATCAATCCAGCCAAAACAATTACAGGAATAAACGTCCAGATCGCCTCTAAGGTATTATTATCAGCATAAAACAACGCTTTTCTTCCTTTTTCACCTTTGTATTTAAAAGCAAAATAGTGAAGCAAGAATTGCGTAAAAATTTGCACTATAAAGATAACAATCATAGAGATGATCATCAAATTATCAATTCCAGGACCGTGCTCAGAAGCCGAGTTAGATACTAAAGGTAAATCTCCTAGATAGTAAAAACTCAATATGGTAATGGCATAAATGAAAACTAAAAAGCCCATCATTAAGTAACCATTGATTCTATTGTCTTTATCTGTAGCTATAGCGCCATCATCTGGTGTGCCTACTTGAGACAAATCAAATATCTTAACCATTTGCCAAATGGCAACTGCTACGAAAAGTACTATTATAAGTGTTAAAAAACCAGTCATTGTCGTTTCTCTTCTTTATAAATTTTATTAATAATGAAAGTGTTCACTCTCTTTTATCAGTGGATGGCGTTTAGCCTCTAATGGTGCTTTGGTTAAAGCTGTAAATACAATGAAGATAAATAAACCTCCAAAGAGTAAAAGCGAACTAATTTCTGGAATCCCAATGTACCACTGATCTCCAACGGTAGCTGGCATTATCATATTGAATACATCAATATAGTGTCCCGCCAAAATTACAACACCCGCCATAATAACGAACCAAGGAATACGCTTAAAATCACTGTTCATTAAGATTAACAATGGAAACACAAAGTTCATTACAACCATTCCTAAGAAAGGTAATTGGTAATCTTGAAATCTCGTCACAAAATAAGTCACCTCTTCTGGAATGTTTGAATACCAGATTAGCATAAATTGAGAGAACCATAAATAGGTCCAGAAAATACTAAACCCAAACATGAATTTAGCTAAATCATGAATATGGCTATCATTTACCTTAGGAAGCAATGCTAGAGATTTTAAGTAC
Proteins encoded in this window:
- the queG gene encoding tRNA epoxyqueuosine(34) reductase QueG, producing MIENKSKYSQLIKSEAKRLGFLSCGISQAQFLEEEAPRLEKWLKNNAHGEMHYMENHFDKRLDPTKLVEGSKSVISLLLNYFPQETQNQNTFKLSKYAYGTDYHFVIKDKLKSLLNVIQEEIGEVHGRAFVDSAPVLDKAWAAKSGLGWIGKHSNLLTQQVGSFYFIAELIIDLELEYDHAVTDHCGTCTKCIDACPTQAITEPYVVDGSKCISYFTIELKENIPSEFKGQFDDWMFGCDICQDVCPWNRFSKPHSEPLFNPHPEVLSMTKKDWEEITKDTFNKVFQKSAVKRTKFEGLKRNIQFLKD
- a CDS encoding cbb3-type cytochrome c oxidase subunit I; translated protein: MSAHAVTHEHDDHGHHHKETFVTKYIFSQDHKMIAKQYLITGIIMGVIGILMSLMMRMQIAWPEKPNVIFEALLGRWAPGGVMDADIYLALVTIHGTIMVFFVLTAGLSGTFSNLLIPLQIGARDMASGFLNMVSYWLFFTSAVIMIISLFVEAGPAAAGWTIYPPLSALPMAQGGSGMGMTLWLVSMAIFIASSLLGSLNYIVTVINLRTRGMSMTRLPLTIWAFFVTAIIGVISFPVLLSAALLLIMDRSFGTSFFLSDIFIQGEVLHYQGGSPVLFEHLFWFLGHPEVYIVLLPALGITSEVIATNSRKPIFGYRAMVMSILAIAFLSTIVWGHHMFISGMNPFLGSVFTFTTLLIAIPSAVKAFNYITTLWKGNLQMNPAMLFSIGLVSTFITGGLTGIILGDSALDINVHDTYFVVAHFHLVMGISALYGLFAGVYHWFPKMFGRMMNKNMGYLHFWVTAVCAYGVFFPMHFIGMAGLPRRYYTNSNFPLFDDTTNAQAVITIFALVGGVFQLVFLYNFFASIFFGKKAVQNPWRSNTLEWTTPVEHIHGNWPGAIPFVHRWAYDYSKPGHDEDFVPQNIPLKEGEEELQH
- the ruvB gene encoding Holliday junction branch migration DNA helicase RuvB; its protein translation is MNENLDPTDDNFTPEELDVEKKLRPLSFDDFTGQDQVLENLQIFVAAANGRDEALDHTLFHGPPGLGKTTLAHILASELNVGIKVTSGPVLDKPGDLAGLLTNLDDRDVLFIDEIHRLSPIVEEYLYSAMEDFKIDIMIESGPNARTVQINLNPFTLVGATTRSGLLTSPMRARFGIQSRLQYYNTELLTTILQRSASILNVPISMEAAVEIAGRSRGTPRIANALLRRVRDFAQIKGNGSIDIKIAKFALEALNVDAHGLDDMDNKILLTIIEKFKGGPVGLTTVATAVSESSETIEEVYEPFLIQQGFIMRTPRGREVTEKAYHHLGKIKGPTQGGLF
- a CDS encoding cytochrome P450; amino-acid sequence: MTNNSSIPSVPLRRFLKHSLEILKNPLPFHHQNFKAQGDTFRLKIGFTSEVFFSRDAAFAEYVLQKNQRNYTKSKIQTEDLVKYVGRGLLTSEGEHWKKQRKLIQPAFHKKKLENLLGSIQSAIVSEYQNIETNKTFDVFPLFNDLAFQTVVKSLFSSAANPEQINRLQFITESAQKMLVRELRQPYLGWWFKLSGTIKTYTDLTQEARQILKSIVNDRRISEEKYDDLLDMLLEARYEDGNFMDEEQLIDEILILFTAGHETTSNALTFTCQLLALHPEWQEKIYAETLEFGDQPDLMSVVTNSKVCQQVLEEAMRLYPPAYFIDRVNLEPDEFNGMVLDKGANLLFSVYEIHRHPELWVQPEQFKPERFEEGSRQFSSHYFPFGAGPRKCIGNNFAMFEMIIAITDLIKTYKIQAQFEAIGITPLITLKPKNAHLRFEKRKR
- a CDS encoding cytochrome c oxidase subunit II, with product MTGFLTLIIVLFVAVAIWQMVKIFDLSQVGTPDDGAIATDKDNRINGYLMMGFLVFIYAITILSFYYLGDLPLVSNSASEHGPGIDNLMIISMIVIFIVQIFTQFLLHYFAFKYKGEKGRKALFYADNNTLEAIWTFIPVIVLAGLIIYGLFTWTSIMNVDESEDPMVIELYAQQFNWKARYSGDDNVLGLANVRLIDIDKANILGLDEADPNAQDDIITTELHLPVGKPVLFKMRSQDVLHSAYMPHFRAQMNCVPGMITQFGFTPAVTTEEMRQNPDMIEKVANINAIRKENSEEILAKGQEVYYEFDYLLLCNKICGKSHYNMQMKIIVETQEEYDAWIKEQKTFAKSVVQAE